One Aegilops tauschii subsp. strangulata cultivar AL8/78 chromosome 7, Aet v6.0, whole genome shotgun sequence genomic window carries:
- the LOC141026886 gene encoding uncharacterized protein, translating into MADLAHGETSALLHDAVSLHRQIQQRQVMLQADIHDQIRWNFEGSGKYSARSAYALQFLGSSTSQFKSIIWDTWAPAKLKIFAWLLHQDRLWCNDRLQHRGWSNNYFCQLCRRNLESADHLFWECSFTKAVCTDLATWQHCQACQPATWCNSNSSLERMTAMIEATQPAFRKGLKSLAMLALWEVWQARNNCTFKNKEADAREILSAIRRNLSLWQQCGVRYMQSPFGDPP; encoded by the coding sequence ATGGCGGACCTCGCGCACGGCGAAACCAGTGCACTGCTCCACGATGCAGTCTCCTTGCATCGACAGATCCAGCAGCGTCAGGTCATGCTCCAGGCTGATATCCATGACCAGATTCGATGGAACTTTGAAGGCTCTGGCAAGTATAGCGCTCGCTCGGCGTACGCACTGCAGTTTTTGGGATCATCGACTAGCCAGTTCAAGAGCATTATCTGGGACACTTGGGCACCGGCAAAGCTCAAAATCTTTGCTTGGCTTCTTCACCAAGATCGGCTGTGGTGCAATGATCGACTCCAGCACAGAGGATGGAGCAACAACTACTTCTGCCAACTTTGTCGGAGGAACCTGGAGAGTGCAGATCATTTGTTCTGGGAATGTAGCTTCACAAAGGCAGTCTGCACCGACTTGGCAACTTGGCAGCACTGCCAAGCATGTCAACCAGCAACTTGGTGCAACAGCAACAGCTCACTAGAGAGGATGACAGCCATGATAGAAGCAACACAGCCAGCATTCAGGAAGGGACTAAAATCGCTAGCAATGCTAGCTCTTTGGGAAGTCTGGCAAGCAAGAAACAATTGCACCTTCAAAAACAAGGAAGCTGATGCAAGGGAGATACTCAGTGCAATCCGGCGCAATCTTAGCCTCTGGCAACAGTGCGGTGTTCGATACATGCAGAGCCCCTTCGGGGACCCGCCCTGA